One genomic region from Yamadazyma tenuis chromosome 4, complete sequence encodes:
- a CDS encoding uncharacterized protein (COG:U; EggNog:ENOG503Q3ME): protein MGQDKDKPSNNDIRGQLSDIQNRLFFSGSKDSKKPPKKKAAPSNVDASAGSPNSSPMKPNTTIIPNTVPSLGPESKGNDMNYVVGLSQNLVQECRRLNADNQKLKSKLKSNYEEVETYKQQIITLQTRGEAHASSEVDLKDRNWELESIVLGLKEQIAKLTSGRERLLKSAKGHEDQSSNYQKLHEDLQVKFNTYYEQAEKVKLNHSKDLALLNDRIQQLNDENDHLTVQLQSKAAGSTQSKSIAVNSDLLIPPSIKDDNSDNESIDFDSLMIDVNPHELPETDHGNPALEIETLRASLNHSNRTISKLRSTLLKYRADANKSLESISPNKSSKLSKKLKTMSELASPSNRSPAVLSPSKRSSKFMIFGNEESSSDFPTEEGKWEDFIGEDLDGVEAKRLSMLNSTTIMDSELDLPRHEPKEVNFAVATGDHTMPILVNSDSDDSDVEERGDSRSILSKDLLGADVQPKKQIEDYARDNNLILIPFDKYEELLSNDITSINDDRLKDFTKERGFVPLTTQEYDDLLSEKEMRKRLELMGIVTLPSAEINELNSTKKAYHEPSVQYITSNAEKMGLSTLKHKELESLHSKIEELSSPSESYLIEKCKERNMVLISQEAFDGYQTLVIDHEKPSKDYIKSKANELGLIISSSSFYDQLVKLANSPSAEHLQSKASEIGSIVLDKDTHEKLVNPDSNSVSKRATELGMIAVPIAEYETMKSLAHEPSLEHIRSLGHAHGQILLSLEEHKSLVDAVENPSIDSMTIKASSLGFSTIKTKDLQDLQKSANTPTLSQVKAHAENHDLVTLQRKEYTNMYKVANDPTLEDLSIKAAIKGHTLVESQELTRLKQLEQDPSLDFIQEKAHLVGYSVIEKQVLDSLNDLVDNPPLDVIKQKAEFNDHVLLSTNDHRSLKEIATNPGIDHITKVAALRDHIVLSSSENEKLQKAIESPSLEYLSSKATLLGFSTLEIEKLNELYKQIEHPTEDYIKDKANGFESLLVKKDVYNDLSRKVNKPTPEELITHAEALGYSAIPTNNLNSLQHLAHSPEVDHIKRTAERHHMVPVRVDEYQKLKQLAHDPPKDHIHKVAEAAGLVALAGTAHEALKLRAENPSVEKVKEIAPKYDLVTLNTEDHNSLLQTANSPTLEHIIEKSKDYGYHVVSNEEFEDISTKANNPDLNHIKSKATGLGHVIISDSEYRETVKSAREPSIEEINVHASRNKHVLIPFEEHQTLQKNANRPDESHLSKIAGAIGLVTLREAELKNLKQRAESPDLAHLKEKAVNHGHALVDNDELETLQLLADNPPLDHIRQVASTLNMNLIDKDEHESLTKLANNPSLSYIKAKAESLGFVVTEQDHYNDLLKLTQDPPLTHLSEKAAKINHVFIPKEQHESMLNPTKKDVETFAARHGGEFIDKAVLKSLKDFIESPTQEYIEEKAKTRGIVTLSDEQHKTLLSEANDFNKEKVIEKAALLSMIALPIYKYEQMKDIIENPSKEYLQSKVGAYHSTLIDSEELSSIKQSLESPTLEYLQNKSKTYDYVTIPEKEHDEMKNHLISPPKDFLAMHASALGMSLIGVASLKQLTDSTQNPTGDQIRKHAEKNGDVVISRDELKDLKEKLDKPDLSYLKLHAKSFDNTVVSTSEYQELLSLISAPTREHLEKKAESAGLVVVSKVEYNDLKNIVSNPDVNFIKAASKDLDLVVVESPVYNRMVQSIEQPDLEYLQEKSKAVGYETIECIKLEELNNKTENPSREYLESKALKLDLALISSKELRSLKENFESPSSGFLEEKAAIKGLVVVDKSSYDYSLSKLNKPDIDHIKEKATAHQAVVISESEYEQLLQPSKADVQKHAKGYGLITVEKIHYDSLNKQIEEPSLSFLTEKSAIMGYKVITNDSYKELNQLANSPTRDDIVRLGAGLGLGVMATDALSKLHHNAETPSIDHLTEKAKTHGSVVIDFKDYEYLKREANKSIDEKARETGMSIIGVDELISLRKRADSPSVDELRKHAQNNKLVLIEESEYRDLRAQAEETIEEAATKANIKLLAMDEFKELQEKAENPSHERLAAKAAALGFSILGAAELKSLRDHKSTSLDDHAKSQGKVLLSHEEHESLKSIIKAPDLSHVKLKAESHDHVVIPRVEFEQLETLSKDPPVEHLRELASSKNHVILPADKFKTLEQTANEPIEVKAKALNKVLLDESTHKENTSRLAQLESSYESPDLEYLKQKSSALKHVVVSTDEFEDFKQKANKPIKDQALESGFVLVPEAEFESIKKDLEEPLESKAQKEGLHILPISEHNEILEKLNHPTLESLKAHTERSGFAIVAATEFVSLKDAANETLEARATRESMKLLSPEEYNKLLSPTMEAVAIHANAFGHELISSEELHDLKRSFDEPLEDKASKKNLTVITIADLEALNNQIARPSFEHLIQKAKALSYTLVTDEEYSSLATNSSKSLEMRAQEESKKVLTNQEYDDLIFKANMPSLEMIRAKAADNGMEVLPSEELKELREIYSKPLEQRAKEEGLVVISQEEYDSPSLEYLLEKAEESSMFILPIGEFNQMKTTISEPIETKAKKLGKVLVDQVELDQLNESTKLGTVETLLRGADTEKTSIIETFTNEGFKFLPLAEFEKLTTPPDETKTKAIDKPSNNIASSIRANRRISRDGSIFSDENNFVDAEESFLLDEEELSLSAARIGMVVIKDDEYISLLGKKPDEQDVEEYLKEHALVMISEAELLTYKQDLAEKDSKIFELSQKEADITKEVVMTKSAELGLFSLTREEYEQLKKSQIENITGDQISTVAAQFGLVPISKRDLETLQASKEIVSNSANFSKAGKALGYLVLPGNAFIPTTAMREPDTSKVTAIPTSYYTKLLRNEGLNIEKVSDEVFKKNAEKRGYVHEDDILVPPTITSDVESPTPSSKASPEIASVARFATPVRTSTITSPGSKSMAHQPHMSRSNLSIHSNAHSFTDTVNTTGILSMATNVSLTDRSMIPAITQVVIGEFVWKYHRRLGPFTSIRESRHERYFWVHPYSLTLYWSTVNPSLSNPSPAKTRAAAIVSVESVDDNNPLPTGLYHKSIVVHSQTRSIKFTCSNRRRHNVWFNALRYMINRDLNEITFDQESAIFEEDEDGEQEEQDSFYQNAGDRRAYPRKRVSSTPSQLFRQRSSVRVSRFNSLKQ, encoded by the coding sequence ATGGGCCAGGATAAAGACAAGCCATCGAACAATGACATTCGAGGTCAGCTTTCTGATATTCAAAACCGCTTGTTTTTCTCGGGATCTAAGGATCTGAAAAAGccaccgaagaagaaggctgCTCCCTCTAATGTTGATGCTTCCGCTGGCTCCCCAAATAGCTCACCTATGAAACcaaacaccaccatcatTCCCAATACAGTGCCTTCGTTGGGCCCGGAATCAAAGGGTAACGACATGAACTATGTGGTTGGGTTGAGTCAGAATTTGGTCCAAGAATGCAGACGATTGAATGCTGACAAccagaagttgaaatctaagttgaagtccaaCTACGAAGAAGTAGAGACTTACAAGCAACAAATAATAACCCTTCAAACGAGAGGCGAGGCTCACGCAAGCAGTGAAGTGGACTTAAAGGACAGAAACTGGGAATTAGAATCCATTGTATTGGGATTGAAAGAGCAAATAGCCAAGCTTACTTCAGGTAGAGAaaggttgttgaaaagcGCTAAAGGTCATGAGGATCAGTCTAGCAACTACCAGAAACTTCACgaagatcttcaagtcaagTTTAATACTTACTATGAACAGGCTGAAAAGGTCAAATTGAACCACAGCAAGGATCTCGCGTTACTCAATGACCGAATCCAGCAATTGAATGATGAGAATGATCATTTGACTGTACAATTGCAAAGCAAAGCAGCTGGATCAACCCAATCCAAGTCAATTGCTGTAAATTCCGATTTATTAATACCTCCCAGCATCAAAGACGATAATTCTGACAATGAATCCATAGATTTCGACTCCCTTATGATCGATGTAAACCCTCATGAGTTGCCTGAAACCGATCATGGAAACCCTGCGTTGGAAATCGAGACTTTGAGAGCTTCCTTGAATCACTCCAATAGAACAATTTCGAAGTTGAGATCgactttgttgaagtataGAGCTGATGCCAACAAATCACTTGAGAGCATTTCACCTAATAAGAGTTCAAAACTCTCtaaaaagttgaagacaATGTCTGAATTGGCTTCACCATCGAATAGAAGCCCAGCGGTTTTATCACCCTCTAAACGGAGTTCTAAATTCATGATATTTGGAAACGAAGAAAGTTCTCTGGACTTTCCAACAGAAGAAGGTAAGTGGGAAGATtttattggtgaagatttggaTGGTGTCGAGGCAAAGAGATTATCTATGTTGAATAGTACTACTATCATGGACTCTGAGCTTGATTTACCACGCCATGAGCCTAAAGAAGTTAACTTTGCTGTTGCCACTGGTGATCATACCATGCCAATCTTGGTTAATTCAGATTCGGATGACTCGGATGTGGAGGAACGTGGAGACTCTAGATCAATATTATCAAAGGACTTATTAGGGGCTGATGttcaaccaaagaagcaaaTTGAAGACTATGCTAGAGAtaacaacttgattttgattccATTCGATAAATACGAAGAGCTTCTCTCCAACGACATTACGTCAATCAATGATGACAGACTCAAGGACTTTACTAAAGAAAGGGGTTTTGTTCCTTTGACAACTCAAGAGTATGATGATCTTTTGAGTGAGAAAGAGATGAGGAAGAgattggagttgatgggAATAGTCACATTACCAAGTGCTGAgatcaacgagttgaacaGTACCAAGAAAGCTTACCACGAACCATCTGTCCAATATATTACTTCGAATGCTGAGAAAATGGGATTATCAACCTTGAAGCacaaagaacttgaatcTCTCCACAGCAAAATCGAGGAGTTGTCTTCTCCATCAGAGTCATACTTGATAGAGAAGTGCAAGGAAAGGAATATGGTCCTCATTTCTCAAGAAGCTTTCGATGGTTACCAAACTCTTGTAATTGACCATGAAAAGCCATCCAAGGATTacatcaaatccaaagcAAATGAACTTGGATTAAtaatttcatcatcaagcTTCTACGACCAACTTGTAAAGCTTGCAAATTCACCTTCAGCCGAACATTTACAATCCAAGGCATCCGAAATTGGCTCGATCGTTCTCGATAAGGATACTCATGAAAAGTTAGTGAACCCAGACTCTAATTCAGTCTCTAAGAGAGCTACTGAATTAGGCATGATCGCTGTTCCAATTGCTGAATACGAGACCATGAAGTCATTAGCCCATGAGCCAAGTCTTGAACATATTCGGTCCCTAGGGCATGCCCATGGCCAAATTTTattgtctttggaagaGCATAAGAGCCTTGTTGATGCTGTTGAAAATCCGTCAATTGACTCCATGACAATAAAGGCTAGTTCATTAGGCTTTTCTACCATAAAGACAAAGGACTTACAGGACTTACAGAAGTCTGCTAATACTCCAACACTCAGTCAAGTCAAAGCTCATGCAGAGAACCACGATTTGGTGACTTTGCAGAGGAAGGAATACACTAATATGTATAAGGTTGCTAATGATCCAACATTGGAAGACTTATCCATTAAGGCAGCCATAAAGGGCCACACCTTAGTGGAATCACAAGAATTGACTAGATTGAAGCAGTTAGAACAAGATCCATCTTTAGACTTTATTCAAGAGAAGGCTCATCTCGTCGGATATTCGGTTATCGAAAAGCAGGTATTAGACAGCTTGAACGATTTGGTGGACAATCCGCCTTTAGATGTTATTAAACAGAAGGCCGAGTTCAACGATCATGTTTTATTGAGCACCAATGACCATAGAAGTTTAAAGGAAATAGCAACCAACCCAGGCATAGACCATATCACCAAGGTTGCAGCCCTAAGAGATCACATTGTCTTATCGAGCCTGGAGAATgaaaagttgcaaaaggcAATCGAATCCCCTTCTTTGGAGTATTTGTCTAGCAAGGCGACCCTTCTTGGATTTTCTACACTCGAGATAGAGAAGCTCAATGAATTATACAAACAAATTGAGCACCCAACGGAAGATTATATCAAAGATAAGGCTAATGGATTCGAATCTCTTCTAGTGAAGAAGGATGTCTATAATGATCTTTCGAGGAAAGTCAATAAACCAACTCCTGAAGAGTTGATAACCCATGCAGAAGCATTAGGTTACTCTGCTATCCcaaccaacaacttgaactctcTTCAACATTTGGCACACAGCCCCGAGGTTGACCATATCAAGCGTACGGCTGAAAGGCATCACATGGTTCCTGTTAGGGTTGATGAATACCAAAAACTTAAGCAATTGGCACACGATCCTCCCAAAGACCATATTCATAAGGTTGCGGAAGCAGCTGGTCTTGTTGCATTAGCTGGTACTGCTCATGAAgctttgaagttgagagCGGAAAATCCATCCGTAGAGAAGGTTAAAGAAATTGCCCCCAAGTATGATTTGGTAACTTTGAATACCGAAGATCACAATTCATTACTTCAGACAGCAAATTCTCCAACTCTCGAACATATAATTGAAAAATCAAAAGACTACGGTTATCACGTGGTGTCAAATGAAGAATTCGAGGATATATCTACGAAAGCCAACAACCCAGACTTGAATCACATAAAGTCAAAAGCGACTGGTTTGGGACATGTCATTATTTCCGATTCGGAGTATAGGGAAACTGTCAAGCTGGCTCGTGAGCCTTCTATCGAGGAAATTAATGTTCATGCTAGTAGGAATAAGCATGTGCTTATTccttttgaagaacatcaaaCCCTTCAGAAGAATGCAAACAGGCCAGACGAGAGTCATTTGTCGAAAATTGCAGGTGCCATTGGATTGGTAACACTTAGAGAAgctgaattgaagaatctcaAGCAAAGAGCTGAGTCCCCAGATCTTGCCCACCTTAAAGAAAAGGCTGTCAACCATGGACATGCTTTAGTGGACAACGATGAGCTCGAAAcacttcaactcctcgCAGACAATCCTCCTTTGGATCACATCCGCCAAGTagcttcaactttgaacatGAATCTTATCGATAAAGACGAACATGAATCCCTCACAAAACTTGCTAACAACCCGTCTTTACTGTATATTAAAGCGAAGGCAGAGtcacttggatttgttGTAACAGAACAAGATCATTACAATGATCTTCTTAAACTCACTCAAGATCCTCCTTTGACTCATTTGTCCGAGAAGGCAGCCAAGATTAATCACGTTTTTATTCCAAAAGAACAGCATGAGTCGATGTTGAATCCAACTAAGAAAGATGTAGAAACATTTGCTGCACGCCACGGGGGAGAATTTATTGATAAGGCTGTACTTAAATCATTGAAAGATTTTATTGAGTCTCCTACGCAAGAATATATCGAAGAAAAGGCTAAGACCAGAGGCATTGTTACTCTATCTGACGAACAACATAAGACGTTATTATCAGAGGCAAACGACTTCAATAAAGAAAAGGTGATTGAAAAAGCTGCTCTCTTGAGTATGATAGCTCTTCCTATCTACAAGTATGAGCAGATGAAGGACATTATTGAGAATCCTAGTAAGGAGTATCTCCAGTCAAAGGTTGGAGCTTATCATTCTACCCTTATTGATTCTGAAGAATTGTCGAGTATCAAGCAATCTCTTGAAAGTCCAACTTTGGAGTACTTGCAAAATAAATCCAAAACTTACGATTATGTGACAATACCAGAAAAGGAGCATGATGAAATGAAGAACCATTTAATATCTCCACCTAAAGACTTTTTGGCTATGCATGCTAGTGCTCTTGGAATGTCATTGATTGGTGTTGCATCTTTGAAGCAGTTAACCGACTCCACACAAAACCCAACTGGAGACCAAATCAGGAAGCATGCTGAGAAAAATGGTGATGTGGTAATTAGCCGAGATGAATtaaaagacttgaaggaaaaacTAGACAAACCAGATTTGAGCTACTTGAAACTCCATGCGAAATCGTTTGATAATACTGTCGTCTCCACGTCTGAGTACCAAGAACTTTTGTCTTTAATCTCTGCTCCAACAAGAGAGCACCTTGAGAAAAAGGCTGAAAGCGCAGGTTTGGTAGTGGTATCCAAGGTTGAATATAACGATTTAAAAAACATAGTCAGTAACCCAGACGTGAACTTCATAAAGGCTGCctccaaggacttggatcttgtggttgttgaatcTCCTGTCTACAATAGAATGGTACAGTCCATCGAACAACCAGATCTTGAATATTTGCAAGAAAAGTCTAAGGCTGTTGGTTATGAGACTATTGAATGCAtaaaacttgaagagttAAACAATAAGACTGAAAATCCATCGAGAGAGTACTTGGAAAGCAAGGCTCTTAAGCTTGACCTTGCTCTTATTTCAAGCAAGGAGTTAAGAAGCCTCAAGGAAAACTTCGAATCCCCTTCGAGTGGGTTCCTCGAAGAAAAGGCTGCAATTAAAGGTTTGGTTGTCGTTGACAAATCCAGCTATGATTACTCCTTGTCTAAATTGAACAAGCCTGACATTGACcacatcaaagaaaaagcGACAGCTCATCAAGCTGTTGTTATTCTGGAGTCTGAGTATGAGCAATTGTTGCAACCAAGTAAGGCTGATGTCCAAAAGCATGCTAAAGGATATGGCTTGATTACGGTTGAGAAAATCCATTATGATTCTTTGAATAAGcaaattgaagaaccaTCTTTGAGTTTCTTAACAGAAAAGTCTGCGATTATGGGTTATAAAGTTATTACGAATGATTCCTATAAAGAATTGAACCAGTTAGCAAATTCCCCAACTCGTGATGATATTGTCAGACTTGGTGCTGGATTAGGATTAGGTGTTATGGCAACGGATGCATTATCAAAACTTCACCATAATGCTGAGACACCTTCCATTGACCATCTTACTGAAAAAGCCAAGACTCATGGATCAGTGGTTATCGATTTTAAGGATTATGAGTATTTGAAAAGAGAAGCAAACAAGAgcattgatgaaaaagcCAGGGAAACAGGAATGTCCATTATAGGTGTTGATGAGCTTATCAGTTTGAGAAAGAGAGCTGATAGTCCTTCGGTGGACGAGTTAAGAAAACATGCTCAAAATAACAAACTCGTTCTCATCGAGGAATCCGAGTACAGAGATTTGAGGGCTCAAGCAGAAGAGACCATTGAAGAGGCCGCCACAAAGGCCAATATTAAGTTATTGGCAATGGACGAATTCAAAGAGTTGCAAGAGAAGGCAGAAAACCCAAGCCATGAGAGATTGGCAGCAAAAGCTGCTGCTCTTGGTTTTAGTATTTTAGGAGCAGCTGAATTAAAGAGTTTAAGAGACCATAAATCCACCTCACTTGATGATCATGCCAAGTCACAGGGTAAAGTCTTGTTGTCTCATGAGGAACATGAactgttgaaatcaattATCAAGGCTCCTGACTTGTCTCATGTAAAACTTAAAGCTGAATCTCATGATCATGTTGTAATCCCAagagttgaatttgaacaGTTGGAAACGTTGAGTAAGGATCCTCCAGTCGAGCATTTAAGAGAGCTTGCCAGCTCCAAGAATCACGTAATTCTTCCTGCTGATAAGTTCAAGACTCTTGAACAAACTGCAAATGAGCCAATTGAAGTAAAGGCCAAGGCCCTTAACAAGGTGTTATTGGACGAGTCTACTCACAAGGAAAACACTTCCAGACTTGCCCAGTTAGAACTGAGCTATGAGAGTCCAGACTTGGAGTATCTTAAGCAGAAATCATCCGCTCTCAAGCATGTTGTAGTTTCCACAGacgaatttgaagatttcaaacaaaagGCTAACAAACCTATAAAGGATCAAGCCTTGGAATCTGGCTTTGTATTGGTTCCTGAAGCCGAATTCGAGCTGATAAagaaagatcttgaagaaccacTAGAGTCAAAGGCACAGAAAGAAGGTCTTCatattcttccaatttctGAGCATAATGAAatcttggagaagttgaaccacCCAACCttggaatctttgaaaGCGCACACCGAAAGATCTGGATTTGCAATCGTTGCTGCTACAGAATTTGTATCTCTCAAAGATGCTGCTAACGAGACATTGGAAGCAAGGGCTACTAGAGAGAGCATGAAGCTTTTGAGTCCAGAAGAATATAACAAATTACTTCTGCCCACTATGGAAGCTGTAGCAATTCATGCTAATGCTTTTGGCCATGAATTAATATCATCCGAAGAATTACATGATTTGAAGCGTTCATTTGATGAGCCACTTGAAGATAAGGCgtcgaagaagaatttgactGTAATCACAATAGCTGACTTAGAAGCTTTGAACAATCAAATTGCAAGGCCTTCTTTTGAACACTTGATCCAGAAGGCTAAGGCCTTGTCTTATACTCTTGTTACTGATGAAGAGTACAGTAGCTTAGCAACCAATTCCAGTAAATCATTAGAAATGAGagctcaagaagaaagcaAAAAGGTATTAACAAACCAAGAATACGATGATTTGATTTTCAAGGCCAACATGCCTTCATTAGAGATGATAAGAGCTAAAGCTGCTGATAATGGAATGGAAGTTTTACCATcagaagagttgaaggagttgagAGAAATATATTCAAAACCGTTAGAGCAAAGAGCCAAAGAGGAGGGATTAGTGGTTATCAGTCAAGAGGAGTATGATTCTCCAAGCCTTGAATATTTATTAGAAAAGGCAGAGGAGCTGAGTATGTTCATTCTTCCAATTGGAGAGTTTAACCAAATGAAAACTACTATATCAGAGCCCATTGAAACGAAAGCTaagaaacttggaaaagtgTTGGTTGACCAAGTTGAGCTCGATCAATTGAACGAGTCAACTAAACTAGGAACAGTGGAGACTCTTCTAAGAGGAGCAGACACCGAGAAAACTTCCATCATCGAAACTTTTACTAATGAAGGATTTAAATTTTTGCCCTTGGCTGAGTTCGAGAAATTGACTACTCCCCCTGATGAAACTAAGACTAAAGCTATCGACAAGCCATCCAATAACATTGCCTCTTCTATTAGAGCTAATAGAAGAATCTCTAGAGATGGGTCTATTTTCAGTGACGAGAACAATTTCGTTGACGCAGAAGAGTCTTTCTTAttggatgaagaggaaTTATCTTTGAGTGCTGCTAGGATTGGTATGGTTGTTATTAAGGACGACGAGTATATCAGCTTGTTGGGTAAAAAGCCCGATGAACAAGATGTAGaggagtacttgaaagagCATGCCTTAGTGATGATTTCTGAAGCGGAGTTGCTTACGTACAAACAAGATTTGGCAGAAAAAGACTCGAAAATCTTCGAATTATCCCAAAAGGAAGCAGACATTACAAAAGAAGTGGTGATGACAAAACTGGCTGAATTAGGATTATTCTCCTTAACTAGAGAAGAGTATGAGCAGCTCAAGAAGTCTCAGATTGAGAACATTACTGGTGACCAAATCAGTACTGTCGCTGCACAGTTTGGGTTAGTTCCCATTTCAAAAAGAGACCTTGAAACACTTCAAGCTTCCAAGGAGATTGTCAGCAATTCGGCTAACTTTTCAAAAGCTGGAAAGGCCTTGGGGTACCTTGTATTACCAGGTAATGCTTTCATTCCTACTACTGCCATGAGAGAACCTGACACCTCAAAGGTGACAGCTATCCCTACTTCCTATTACACCAAGTTGTTAAGAAATGAAGGCTTGAATATTGAAAAGGTTTCGGATGAagtcttcaagaagaatgcaGAGAAGCGTGGTTATGTCCACGAAGATGATATATTGGTTCCTCCTACTATTACCAGTGACGTTGAGTCACCCACTCCTTCACTGAAGGCAAGCCCAGAAATAGCTCTGGTTGCCAGGTTCGCTACGCCAGTGCGTACCTCCACCATCACCTCACCAGGTTCGAAGAGCATGGCTCATCAACCACACATGTCGAGATCAAACTTATCAATTCATTCCAATGCCCACAGTTTCACTGATACCGTAAACACTACAGGCATACTTTCCATGGCTACCAATGTTTCGCTAACTGACAGGTCGATGATCCCTGCCATCACTCAAGTGGTAATTGGTGAATTCGTATGGAAGTATCACCGGAGATTGGGACCATTCACGTCTATTCGTGAAAGCCGTCACGAGAGATACTTCTGGGTCCATCCATATTCGTTGACACTCTATTGGTCGACAGTCAATCCTTCCTTATCCAATCCTAGTCCTGCTAAAACCAGAGCTGCAGCAATTGTCAGCGTGGAAAGTGTAGATGACAATAACCCATTACCTACTGGTTTATACCATAAGAGTATTGTTGTTCATTCTCAAACGAGATCCATCAAGTTCACTTGTTCtaacagaagaagacaCAATGTTTGGTTCAATGCCTTGAGATACATGATTAACCGAgatttgaatgaaatcACCTTCGATCAAGAAAGTGCTATAttcgaagaagatgaggatggtgaacaagaagaacaagacAGTTTCTACCAGAATGCTGGAGACAGAAGGGCGTATCCAAGAAAGAGAGTTTCTTCGACCCCTTCGCAATTATTCAGACAAAGATCATCAGTTAGAGTCAGCAGATTTAATTCGTTGAAACAATAG